In a single window of the Microscilla marina ATCC 23134 genome:
- a CDS encoding co-chaperone GroES codes for MILTEDNKLKKLVIVGDRVLIRPKSPADKTKSGLYLPPGVQEKEKTQSGYVIKVGPGYPIPLPTNQQDEPWKENNEKAQYVPLQVKEGDLAIFLLNGSHEVQYEGEKYYIVPQNSILMLERDEELFD; via the coding sequence ATGATTTTGACTGAAGACAATAAATTGAAAAAGTTGGTAATTGTAGGCGATCGGGTGTTGATTCGCCCAAAAAGCCCTGCTGATAAAACCAAGAGTGGGCTTTATTTACCTCCTGGAGTGCAGGAAAAGGAAAAAACACAAAGTGGATATGTTATCAAGGTAGGTCCAGGATACCCTATTCCGTTGCCCACCAACCAACAAGATGAACCCTGGAAAGAAAACAATGAAAAAGCGCAATATGTACCTTTACAGGTGAAAGAAGGTGACTTGGCTATTTTTCTGCTCAATGGCTCACACGAGGTACAATACGAAGGCGAGAAGTACTACATTGTACCGCAAAACTCTATACTGATGCTTGAGCGCGACGAAGAATTGTTTGATTAA
- a CDS encoding acyl-CoA carboxylase subunit beta: MENTVANQQDETLTAKFNELARKNAEALLGGGEKRIESQHKKGKLTARERIELFLDEGSFEEIGKFVMHRCKDFGLGEEYYLGDGVVTGYGTVHGRLVYVFSQDFTVFGGSLSETYAEKICKIMDLAMENGAPVIGLNDSGGARIQEGVISLAGYADIFYRNTLASGVIPQISAVMGPCAGGAVYSPAITDFIMMVENTSYMFVTGPKVVKTVTNEEVTSEELGGASTHSTKSGVTHFSCANEVACINNLKQLLSYIPQNCEETPPMLPYESNGDELRSKLNEVIPANPNQPYDMREVIEELVDTDSFLEVHKDFAENIVVGFARLGGRSIGIVGNQPAVLAGVLDINASTKAGRFVRFCDSFNIPLLVLEDVPGFLPGTDQEWKGIITNGAKLLYAFCEATVPRITVITRKAYGGAYDVMNSKHIGADMNYAWPTAEIAVMGAKGASEIIFKREIAEAADPEAKLQEKVDEYTRKFATPYRAAHRGYVDEVIMPEQTRAKLIKAFKMLENKVATLPKKKHGNIPL; encoded by the coding sequence ATGGAAAACACTGTAGCAAACCAACAGGACGAAACATTAACAGCAAAATTTAACGAACTTGCCCGTAAGAATGCCGAAGCATTGTTAGGTGGTGGAGAGAAACGCATAGAGTCGCAGCACAAAAAAGGCAAATTGACCGCTCGTGAGCGTATTGAGCTTTTTTTAGATGAAGGTTCTTTCGAAGAAATCGGGAAATTTGTCATGCACCGCTGTAAAGACTTTGGCTTGGGCGAAGAATATTACCTGGGCGACGGAGTAGTAACTGGATACGGCACCGTTCATGGGCGTTTGGTGTATGTGTTTTCACAAGACTTCACTGTATTTGGCGGCTCTTTGTCAGAAACTTACGCTGAGAAAATATGCAAAATTATGGACTTGGCGATGGAAAATGGAGCACCTGTCATAGGACTTAATGACTCAGGTGGAGCACGTATTCAGGAGGGGGTCATTTCGCTTGCCGGATACGCCGATATTTTTTACCGTAACACGCTTGCCTCAGGGGTAATACCTCAGATTTCGGCAGTAATGGGACCTTGTGCGGGTGGAGCTGTATACTCGCCAGCCATTACCGATTTTATTATGATGGTAGAAAATACCTCTTATATGTTTGTAACTGGTCCCAAAGTAGTAAAAACGGTTACCAACGAAGAGGTAACCTCTGAAGAGCTGGGTGGTGCCAGCACTCATAGCACCAAAAGTGGGGTCACGCATTTCTCTTGCGCCAACGAAGTAGCTTGTATTAACAACCTTAAACAGTTGTTGAGTTACATTCCTCAAAACTGCGAAGAAACTCCCCCTATGTTGCCTTACGAAAGCAATGGAGATGAACTACGCAGCAAATTGAATGAGGTGATTCCTGCCAATCCTAACCAACCTTATGATATGCGCGAGGTAATAGAGGAGTTGGTAGACACGGACAGTTTTTTGGAAGTACATAAAGATTTTGCCGAAAATATTGTGGTAGGTTTTGCCCGTTTGGGTGGGCGCAGCATTGGTATTGTGGGCAACCAACCTGCAGTGCTTGCCGGGGTATTAGACATCAACGCCAGTACTAAAGCAGGTCGTTTTGTGCGGTTCTGTGATTCATTTAATATTCCTTTACTGGTCTTGGAAGATGTGCCAGGTTTCTTGCCAGGTACCGACCAAGAATGGAAAGGTATCATCACCAACGGTGCCAAGCTATTGTACGCTTTCTGTGAGGCTACTGTACCACGTATTACAGTGATCACCCGCAAGGCTTATGGTGGAGCTTATGATGTAATGAACTCTAAGCACATTGGGGCAGACATGAACTACGCCTGGCCAACTGCCGAAATTGCAGTAATGGGCGCTAAAGGGGCTTCTGAAATTATTTTTAAACGTGAAATAGCCGAGGCTGCCGACCCAGAAGCTAAACTACAGGAAAAAGTAGATGAGTATACCCGCAAGTTTGCTACTCCTTACCGTGCTGCCCACCGTGGCTATGTCGATGAAGTAATTATGCCAGAGCAAACCCGCGCAAAGTTAATCAAGGCTTTCAAAATGCTCGAAAATAAAGTGGCTACTTTGCCTAAGAAAAAACACGGCAATATTCCGTTGTAA
- a CDS encoding S9 family peptidase, whose protein sequence is MSKIIAQISKNTMLLALLCLLALPGWSQKKYSNLRQALTAGLSGSNGPRSVNWINNGETFSYIESRGVIKAFSPKTKKESLVFEAKKMKFPGTDKPFRYSAFEFSKDSKYLLFKSNFRPVWRRSGIADYYFYSIKDKTLKLVAKDAQTAQLSPNGKKVGYERKGDLFVYDFATKKETQLTNDGDEKNFLYNGRYGWAYEEEFGLAQAWTWSPDSKQIAFWQTDERQVPVFQMTDYSKTHKEWVKIKYPQVGDKNPIVKIGVVDLAQKSRQWMEVALGDGYVPRLYWTSVPGQLAVVHLNRAQTHLQLFFHNTKTGKGKRVMEEKSKVWIDVFDFFAGINHLFFFPEDSKEFFWISDRDGWSHLYRYNYDGKLLNQVTKGNWEVTNVYNVDSKRKKIYYASTEKSPLERHLYSIDFKGKRKKQLTKTAGRHFINFSPNSQYYIDRYSNVDTPTQVELWSTKGKKIKSLETNKRVKKKTASGYFKQELMNFKASDGQMIDIFVIKPQGFNKNKKYPLVVDIYGGPGSQSVYNQFAANGWQQYLAQEGYIVMSVNNRGSGGYGSKFEKVVYKNLGHNEAKDFAEAAKFMATKSWVDGNRMAIRGHSYGGYMASFTQLNYPEVFKVAIVTAPVTDWRLYDSIYTERYMGLLGDNEQGYINSSVMKYAKKYKGRMLLSHSTMDENVHVQNTFQLMKALTDKGQDVDMRIYPPGAHGVAYSGTSYFLLYGVYVDYLNQYLK, encoded by the coding sequence ATGAGTAAAATAATTGCCCAAATATCAAAAAATACAATGCTGTTAGCCCTGTTGTGCCTGTTGGCATTGCCTGGCTGGAGCCAAAAAAAATACAGTAATCTGCGCCAGGCATTGACGGCTGGTTTGAGCGGGTCTAATGGTCCTCGTAGCGTAAACTGGATCAACAATGGAGAGACTTTTTCTTATATAGAAAGCCGTGGAGTAATCAAAGCATTTAGCCCTAAAACCAAAAAAGAATCCTTGGTGTTTGAGGCCAAAAAAATGAAGTTTCCAGGTACTGACAAACCGTTTCGATATAGCGCGTTTGAGTTTTCTAAAGACTCTAAGTACTTGTTGTTTAAGAGTAATTTTCGTCCGGTATGGCGTCGTTCGGGCATTGCTGATTATTACTTTTATTCTATCAAAGACAAAACCCTTAAGTTGGTCGCTAAAGATGCCCAAACTGCCCAGTTATCGCCCAATGGCAAAAAAGTAGGCTATGAGCGTAAAGGAGATTTGTTTGTGTATGACTTTGCCACTAAAAAAGAAACCCAGCTAACCAATGATGGCGACGAAAAAAACTTCTTGTATAATGGGCGTTATGGTTGGGCTTACGAAGAAGAATTTGGTTTGGCGCAAGCCTGGACTTGGTCGCCCGATAGCAAGCAAATTGCTTTTTGGCAAACAGACGAGCGTCAAGTACCTGTTTTTCAGATGACCGACTATAGCAAAACCCACAAAGAATGGGTAAAAATAAAGTACCCTCAAGTAGGAGACAAAAACCCTATAGTAAAAATTGGCGTGGTAGACCTTGCCCAAAAAAGCCGCCAGTGGATGGAGGTAGCTTTAGGCGATGGTTATGTACCTCGCTTATACTGGACCTCGGTGCCAGGGCAGCTTGCTGTAGTGCATCTCAATCGGGCTCAAACCCACCTTCAGTTGTTTTTTCATAATACCAAAACTGGCAAGGGTAAAAGAGTGATGGAAGAAAAAAGTAAAGTATGGATAGATGTATTCGATTTTTTTGCGGGCATCAATCACTTGTTCTTTTTTCCTGAAGATAGCAAAGAGTTTTTCTGGATTTCTGACCGCGATGGCTGGAGTCATCTGTACCGTTACAACTACGACGGCAAGCTGCTAAACCAGGTAACCAAGGGCAATTGGGAAGTAACCAATGTGTATAATGTAGACAGCAAGCGCAAGAAGATATATTATGCCTCAACCGAAAAATCTCCTCTTGAACGCCACCTTTACAGCATCGATTTTAAAGGCAAACGTAAAAAACAATTGACCAAAACTGCTGGGCGTCATTTTATCAATTTCTCGCCTAACAGTCAATATTACATAGATCGTTACTCAAATGTAGACACTCCTACGCAAGTAGAACTGTGGAGTACCAAGGGCAAGAAAATAAAGTCTTTGGAAACCAACAAAAGAGTGAAAAAGAAAACTGCTTCGGGCTACTTTAAACAAGAGCTGATGAATTTTAAAGCCTCTGACGGGCAAATGATTGATATTTTTGTAATCAAGCCACAGGGTTTCAACAAAAACAAAAAATATCCTTTGGTGGTAGATATTTATGGAGGACCTGGCTCTCAGTCGGTATACAACCAATTTGCTGCCAATGGCTGGCAACAATACCTTGCCCAGGAAGGCTACATAGTGATGAGTGTAAACAACCGTGGAAGCGGAGGTTATGGGAGCAAATTTGAGAAAGTAGTATATAAAAACCTGGGACACAATGAGGCTAAAGACTTTGCAGAAGCTGCCAAATTTATGGCCACCAAATCGTGGGTAGACGGCAACCGCATGGCAATTCGTGGGCACAGCTACGGAGGTTATATGGCGAGTTTTACCCAGCTTAACTACCCCGAAGTATTTAAAGTAGCTATAGTAACTGCCCCTGTAACAGACTGGCGCTTGTACGATAGCATCTACACGGAGCGCTATATGGGTTTATTGGGCGACAATGAGCAAGGCTACATCAATAGCTCAGTAATGAAGTACGCCAAAAAATACAAAGGCAGAATGTTACTTTCGCACTCTACTATGGACGAAAATGTGCACGTGCAAAACACCTTCCAATTGATGAAGGCATTGACTGACAAGGGGCAAGACGTAGATATGAGAATTTACCCACCGGGGGCGCACGGTGTAGCCTATAGTGGTACCAGTTATTTCTTGCTATATGGAGTATATGTCGACTATTTGAACCAATACCTTAAATAG
- a CDS encoding IS110 family RNA-guided transposase encodes MKKHSYIQMGLGMDIAKSDFSACIMGFEGKKKYKVLASSKFSNTPSGFEKYWSWSQKHLGKHDCEDIEYLMEATGVYHENLAWFLYDKSVKVVVALPSQAKDFMKGEGIRSKTDKIDAQGLAKMVLVKDLRAWQPISSSMQALRSLTRHHETIQKDLTQSRNRLHALDYSHNPDKFVAKQLKAQIKFLEKQRDQTHDQIEATVKEDEKLHEKIKHLTSIHGVGLLTAAVVVAETNGFELFTSEKQLTSYAGYDIVENESGTRKGKTKISKQGNAHIRRILCMPAFNAINVEGVFLNLYNRVFERTKEKMKGYTAVQRKLLCMMYTLWKKDEDFDYSINNKTVEEQNALLH; translated from the coding sequence ATGAAAAAACACTCATACATTCAAATGGGTCTGGGCATGGACATAGCAAAATCGGATTTTAGTGCTTGTATCATGGGTTTTGAGGGTAAAAAGAAATACAAGGTTTTAGCCAGTTCCAAGTTCTCTAATACCCCCTCTGGCTTTGAGAAATATTGGAGCTGGAGTCAAAAACACTTGGGCAAGCATGACTGTGAAGATATAGAATACTTAATGGAGGCTACTGGGGTTTATCATGAAAATTTGGCGTGGTTTCTCTATGACAAATCTGTAAAGGTTGTTGTCGCCTTGCCTAGCCAGGCAAAGGACTTTATGAAGGGCGAAGGGATTCGGAGTAAAACTGATAAAATAGATGCTCAAGGGTTAGCTAAAATGGTTCTAGTCAAAGACTTAAGGGCCTGGCAACCAATATCTTCCTCTATGCAGGCATTACGTTCTCTTACCCGTCACCACGAAACTATACAAAAAGACCTTACTCAAAGTCGGAATCGCTTACATGCGCTTGATTATAGTCATAACCCTGATAAGTTTGTTGCCAAACAACTCAAAGCTCAGATTAAGTTCCTCGAGAAACAACGAGATCAAACACATGATCAAATAGAAGCTACAGTCAAAGAAGATGAAAAGCTGCATGAAAAAATAAAACATTTAACCAGTATTCATGGGGTTGGCTTGCTTACCGCAGCAGTAGTTGTCGCCGAAACTAATGGTTTTGAGCTATTTACAAGTGAAAAGCAGCTTACCAGTTATGCCGGGTACGATATTGTGGAAAACGAATCGGGCACCCGCAAAGGAAAAACAAAGATTTCAAAACAGGGAAATGCTCACATAAGGCGTATTTTATGTATGCCAGCATTTAACGCTATAAATGTTGAGGGTGTTTTTCTGAATTTGTACAACCGGGTTTTTGAGAGAACTAAAGAGAAAATGAAAGGCTACACTGCAGTACAACGGAAGCTCTTGTGTATGATGTACACATTATGGAAAAAAGATGAGGACTTTGATTACAGCATTAATAACAAAACTGTAGAAGAGCAAAATGCCCTCCTACACTAG
- a CDS encoding LysR family transcriptional regulator: MVSLEWYRTFKAVYKHKNYSRAAKELFMSQPAVSNQISMLEAAVGHKLFYRKSKGVEPTENAKFLNNLIIDALDKLEAVEAFYNKRAAKESQFFSLGMSPHAYHALFSGKLPSIGQHISFQFEESSQGLFELVNERKLDYAIVDKEVNTFDTLTAPIFQTSMCVVAHPNVDLQSVAQPIAQHNFAEIEAWLENQVWFSHSATNHYIKLFWLHCFNKRRPRIFTNYTIPNSFLMLNELCQTPGVAIALEHEINHFVEASKLQQVWAPENAPEVRYFLIAHKKKQAHFDAILTGLTQ, encoded by the coding sequence ATGGTAAGTTTAGAATGGTACCGTACATTTAAGGCAGTTTACAAGCATAAAAACTACTCAAGAGCTGCCAAAGAGTTGTTTATGAGCCAGCCAGCGGTAAGCAACCAAATAAGTATGCTTGAGGCTGCCGTGGGGCACAAGTTGTTTTACCGAAAGTCGAAAGGGGTAGAGCCTACCGAAAACGCTAAGTTTTTGAATAACCTCATTATTGATGCGTTGGATAAACTAGAAGCAGTAGAGGCATTTTATAACAAGCGAGCAGCAAAAGAAAGTCAGTTTTTTTCTTTGGGTATGAGCCCCCACGCATACCACGCCCTGTTTTCGGGCAAACTACCTTCCATAGGGCAACATATTTCCTTTCAATTTGAGGAATCCAGCCAGGGGTTGTTTGAACTGGTCAACGAAAGAAAACTCGACTATGCCATTGTAGATAAGGAGGTGAATACATTTGACACGTTGACTGCACCCATATTTCAAACCTCTATGTGTGTGGTAGCCCACCCCAATGTAGATTTACAGTCAGTTGCCCAGCCCATTGCCCAACACAACTTTGCAGAGATAGAGGCTTGGCTGGAAAACCAGGTTTGGTTTTCGCATTCGGCTACCAACCATTATATCAAACTTTTTTGGTTGCACTGTTTCAACAAACGACGCCCACGAATTTTCACCAATTATACCATTCCCAATAGTTTTTTGATGTTGAATGAGTTGTGTCAAACCCCTGGTGTAGCCATTGCCCTAGAGCACGAGATTAACCATTTTGTGGAGGCTTCTAAGCTCCAACAGGTTTGGGCACCCGAAAATGCCCCGGAGGTTCGTTACTTTTTGATTGCCCATAAAAAAAAGCAGGCTCATTTTGATGCAATACTCACCGGACTGACCCAATAA
- a CDS encoding septal ring lytic transglycosylase RlpA family protein, translating to MNQLKTLLVGVFVISLLTACDTLLIATRTSGGSSGTRTGGSSTTGGGSSSTSGGSSSTGSGGSSSNVASVLNGKASYYHDKFHGRRTASGQTYNKYALTAAHKTLPFNTKIEVRNLKNNRKVLVVINDRLPRTSTRSIDLSRAAAERIGMVRDGVVRVEMKVLRR from the coding sequence ATGAATCAACTTAAAACATTATTAGTAGGTGTATTTGTCATATCATTATTAACTGCCTGTGATACTTTATTAATTGCTACCCGTACTTCTGGGGGTTCGTCGGGTACCCGTACTGGAGGAAGCAGCACTACTGGAGGCGGTAGTTCGTCTACCAGCGGGGGAAGCTCTTCTACTGGTAGTGGTGGTAGTAGTAGCAATGTAGCTTCTGTGTTGAATGGTAAAGCCTCTTATTATCATGACAAGTTTCACGGACGTAGAACCGCCAGCGGGCAAACATACAACAAGTATGCTTTGACTGCCGCCCATAAAACATTGCCTTTTAATACAAAAATTGAGGTACGTAATCTTAAAAATAACCGTAAAGTATTGGTTGTGATCAACGACCGCCTGCCGCGTACTTCTACTCGTTCTATTGACTTATCGCGTGCGGCTGCCGAGCGCATCGGAATGGTAAGAGATGGTGTAGTGAGGGTAGAGATGAAAGTATTGAGGCGATAG
- a CDS encoding PAS domain S-box protein produces the protein MKLIPKLTAAQRLRIISTTIGVLLLSGITYFFIAYLETSQKKNSLVILQAIRTAKKQQIEQFYQQLRKDARVYSNLDIVTFSLRNFSRAFSQGGINSQRYRQVDSLYRLKLEALLGARSYQDIYLVNNRGDVVFSVRQQEDFGTNIARGAYRNQMINKAFNDGKNTTSLTDFSNYKLVGSKLPMGFASSPVFDDNGVRLGVIIIRISAKPINAILEEKMVHNTTAIQPRIFIIGQDYKLRATSLPEEYSLLLEKRLVSNAARATLDTKGAIEFDDDKREVTTASDYLNIKALDWHLMVELPKSKARQGLNLIEVEIIFIVLLVILFFVGVLFFYNKTLKKPVAKVKEVIGDLSQGVLPDTKLDDQYDDIKIQATINDLIEGLKKTSHFASEIGKGNLEVDFKPLSENDELGNALLGMRNNLRQVAIEDKKRNWTTEGLAKFGEILRSNNDNVAELAYNIISSLVDYVGANQGGLFVLNDENKDDVYLELLSAYAFQTKKYHTKRIEIGEGVTGEAVREKRTIYMTDVPDEYVQITSGLGEANPRSVLVVPMKVNDQIHGVIEIASFETYEKYQIGLIEKLAESIASTIASVKVNEHTKKLVQQLRTSEEEIRQSMEELHATKEQMENKEIELTGQLDAINSTLSTIEFDSEGHVNTANNIFLDSMEYTHDGLARQPHKILVDPDYSQTNEYKGFWAALKKGESQSGEYKYVTSTGKEIWFNATYTPVKDAAGGIYKIIALATNITAQKKMALDFEGQLAAIYKSNMVVEYDMQGRIMYANEDFLKLVEYNLGEVHEEPHTVFIPEEDHDSPDLHAFWADLRRGNYQADAVRRKTKSGKIIWTRGSFNPILDLSGQPYKIVEFTQDITYHRELQAKTAEQLEAIQVKEKELTENVDKLNEVQEEMRQKEADMAAHLNAIDRTLATVEYDLRGFFKKANHQYLNTMGYTMEELDGQHDQILVDPEEAEGDEYQGFWKSLKRDGERSGEFRRISKSGKEIWWQATFTLAFTAKRKPYKVIMLARDITAQKQESLDVEGQLKAIRKSNGVMELDIEGKILSINDIYLEALDYTEEEVLGKDHKLFVKEEEKHSADFTAFWMEMVHGRFKTGVFEKVCKDGSIRWFRGSYNPIFDLKGKAYKIVHFAQDVTEAKQLEAEALQQAEELRTQEEEIRQNMEEITAVQEDMKRNSMEMEAALEAIDHTLATAELDLSATFMKANTIFADLVNFKVDELIGKNFRMLVEPKFAKTDEYLALWDKLANGLAQEGEIRLITKDHKEVWANVTYTPAKNSYGTIYKILVLVNDISELKHVTLDFQGMLKAFNQTNLMVEYDLNGMVTNVNDRFLELMHYEKGEVLGKHHKIFVSDTEKKTKKYKDFWQGILAGEDKSGDFLRVDNEGNKLWFKGSYHPIPDATGAPCKVVNYAMDITEYKHSVIEMEKLIANNQNNHKK, from the coding sequence ATGAAGCTAATACCAAAACTTACTGCTGCTCAAAGACTTAGAATTATTTCCACTACCATAGGTGTCCTTCTTTTGTCTGGGATTACCTACTTTTTTATTGCCTATCTGGAAACCAGCCAAAAGAAAAACAGCCTTGTAATTTTACAGGCGATTCGCACCGCAAAAAAGCAACAAATAGAGCAATTTTATCAACAATTGCGCAAAGATGCCAGGGTATACTCCAACCTTGATATTGTCACTTTCAGCCTTCGCAACTTTAGTCGGGCATTTTCTCAAGGAGGCATCAACAGCCAAAGGTACCGCCAAGTAGATTCGCTTTATCGCCTTAAGCTCGAAGCATTATTGGGAGCGCGTAGTTATCAAGATATTTATTTGGTCAATAATCGGGGAGATGTAGTTTTTTCGGTAAGGCAGCAAGAAGATTTTGGTACCAATATAGCCAGAGGAGCTTATCGTAACCAAATGATCAACAAGGCTTTTAACGATGGAAAAAATACCACTTCATTGACCGATTTTAGCAATTATAAACTGGTGGGCAGCAAGTTACCGATGGGCTTTGCATCTTCGCCAGTTTTTGACGACAATGGGGTACGTTTAGGTGTCATTATTATTAGGATATCGGCCAAACCCATTAATGCCATTCTTGAAGAAAAAATGGTGCATAACACCACTGCCATTCAACCCCGCATATTTATCATAGGGCAAGACTACAAACTTAGAGCTACCTCGTTGCCCGAAGAGTATAGCCTTTTGTTAGAAAAACGCTTGGTGTCTAACGCTGCCAGAGCTACCCTGGACACCAAGGGAGCTATAGAGTTTGACGATGACAAAAGAGAAGTAACCACCGCCAGCGACTACCTAAACATTAAAGCGCTTGATTGGCACCTTATGGTAGAACTGCCCAAAAGCAAAGCACGCCAGGGGCTCAACCTGATTGAGGTAGAAATTATATTCATTGTATTGTTGGTCATTCTGTTTTTTGTAGGGGTACTGTTTTTCTATAACAAAACCCTTAAAAAGCCAGTGGCTAAAGTAAAAGAAGTAATTGGCGATTTGTCGCAAGGGGTATTGCCTGACACCAAGTTGGACGACCAGTACGATGATATTAAAATACAGGCAACCATCAACGACTTGATCGAAGGTTTGAAAAAAACCTCCCATTTTGCTTCTGAGATAGGCAAGGGTAACCTTGAGGTGGATTTTAAACCCCTAAGCGAAAACGACGAACTAGGCAACGCTTTGCTGGGCATGCGCAACAACTTACGCCAAGTAGCTATAGAGGACAAAAAACGTAACTGGACTACCGAAGGGTTGGCAAAGTTTGGGGAGATTTTACGTTCTAACAACGACAACGTAGCAGAGCTTGCCTATAATATCATATCAAGCCTGGTTGATTATGTTGGTGCCAATCAAGGAGGGTTGTTTGTGCTCAATGATGAAAACAAAGACGATGTATACCTGGAGCTGTTGTCTGCTTACGCTTTTCAAACCAAAAAATACCACACCAAAAGAATTGAAATAGGAGAAGGAGTAACAGGGGAGGCTGTGCGTGAAAAACGCACCATTTATATGACTGACGTACCCGACGAATACGTGCAGATTACCTCAGGCCTGGGTGAAGCCAACCCCCGAAGTGTGTTGGTGGTGCCCATGAAGGTAAACGACCAAATTCACGGGGTGATAGAAATAGCTTCTTTTGAGACTTATGAAAAGTATCAGATAGGGTTGATAGAAAAACTAGCCGAAAGCATTGCTTCTACTATAGCCAGCGTAAAAGTAAACGAACATACCAAAAAACTGGTACAGCAACTACGCACCTCCGAAGAAGAAATTCGTCAGAGTATGGAAGAGCTCCACGCTACCAAAGAGCAAATGGAGAACAAAGAGATTGAGCTTACCGGCCAACTCGATGCCATCAATAGCACATTGTCTACCATAGAGTTTGACAGCGAAGGGCATGTAAATACTGCCAATAACATTTTTCTGGACTCTATGGAGTATACCCATGACGGGCTGGCAAGGCAACCCCATAAAATATTGGTAGACCCAGACTACAGCCAAACCAACGAATACAAAGGGTTTTGGGCGGCGCTTAAAAAAGGTGAAAGTCAGTCAGGAGAGTATAAATATGTGACCAGCACTGGCAAAGAAATTTGGTTTAATGCTACTTACACGCCAGTAAAAGATGCCGCAGGGGGCATTTATAAAATTATAGCCCTGGCTACCAATATTACTGCGCAAAAGAAAATGGCGCTTGACTTTGAGGGGCAACTGGCAGCCATTTATAAGTCGAACATGGTGGTAGAGTATGATATGCAGGGTAGGATAATGTATGCCAATGAGGATTTTCTAAAACTGGTAGAGTATAATTTGGGTGAAGTACACGAAGAGCCACACACAGTTTTTATTCCTGAAGAAGACCACGACAGCCCTGACCTACACGCTTTTTGGGCAGACTTGCGCCGGGGAAACTATCAGGCAGATGCAGTACGACGCAAGACTAAATCGGGTAAAATTATATGGACAAGAGGAAGCTTTAACCCTATACTCGACCTGAGCGGGCAGCCTTACAAAATCGTAGAGTTTACTCAAGACATTACGTACCACCGTGAGCTTCAGGCAAAAACTGCCGAGCAATTAGAAGCCATTCAGGTAAAGGAGAAAGAGCTGACCGAAAATGTAGATAAACTGAATGAGGTGCAAGAGGAAATGCGTCAGAAAGAGGCGGATATGGCAGCACACCTCAATGCCATTGACCGTACTTTGGCAACAGTAGAGTATGACTTAAGAGGGTTTTTCAAAAAAGCCAACCATCAATACCTCAATACTATGGGGTATACTATGGAGGAGCTGGACGGGCAACACGACCAAATACTGGTAGACCCCGAAGAAGCCGAAGGCGATGAGTATCAAGGGTTTTGGAAAAGCCTGAAACGCGATGGAGAGCGTTCAGGTGAGTTTAGACGTATCTCTAAATCGGGCAAAGAAATATGGTGGCAAGCTACCTTTACTTTGGCCTTTACAGCAAAACGTAAACCCTACAAAGTAATTATGCTGGCACGCGATATTACTGCCCAAAAACAGGAGAGTTTGGATGTAGAAGGACAACTAAAGGCCATTCGCAAGTCGAATGGAGTAATGGAGCTGGATATAGAGGGTAAAATACTGAGTATTAACGATATATACCTGGAAGCTTTAGACTATACCGAAGAAGAGGTATTGGGCAAAGACCATAAATTGTTTGTAAAAGAAGAAGAAAAGCACAGTGCAGATTTTACGGCGTTTTGGATGGAAATGGTGCACGGAAGGTTTAAAACCGGGGTGTTTGAAAAAGTATGCAAAGATGGTAGTATTCGTTGGTTTAGAGGGAGTTATAACCCTATTTTTGACCTCAAAGGCAAGGCGTACAAGATTGTTCATTTTGCCCAGGATGTAACCGAAGCCAAACAACTTGAAGCCGAAGCTTTACAACAAGCCGAAGAGTTGCGTACCCAGGAAGAAGAAATCCGCCAGAATATGGAGGAAATCACAGCAGTACAAGAAGATATGAAACGCAATAGTATGGAGATGGAAGCCGCTCTGGAAGCTATAGACCATACCCTTGCCACGGCTGAACTCGACCTAAGCGCTACTTTTATGAAAGCCAATACCATTTTTGCCGACTTGGTAAACTTTAAGGTAGATGAGTTGATTGGCAAAAACTTTAGAATGTTGGTAGAACCTAAATTTGCCAAAACTGACGAGTATCTAGCCCTTTGGGACAAACTTGCGAACGGGTTGGCACAAGAAGGAGAGATAAGGCTCATTACCAAAGACCACAAAGAGGTATGGGCAAATGTTACCTATACGCCAGCAAAAAACTCTTATGGTACTATCTACAAAATTTTGGTATTGGTAAATGATATTAGTGAACTCAAACACGTAACGCTTGATTTTCAGGGCATGCTCAAGGCTTTTAACCAAACCAATCTCATGGTGGAGTATGATTTGAACGGAATGGTCACTAATGTCAATGATCGCTTTTTGGAACTGATGCATTACGAAAAAGGGGAGGTGTTGGGCAAACACCATAAAATATTTGTGAGTGATACCGAAAAGAAGACAAAGAAATACAAAGATTTTTGGCAGGGAATACTGGCTGGTGAAGACAAGTCTGGTGACTTTCTAAGGGTAGACAACGAAGGCAATAAGTTGTGGTTTAAAGGAAGTTACCATCCCATTCCGGATGCTACCGGAGCCCCCTGTAAAGTGGTAAATTATGCAATGGATATTACTGAATACAAACATTCAGTGATAGAAATGGAGAAGCTAATTGCCAACAACCAAAACAACCATAAGAAATAA